Proteins encoded by one window of Pan troglodytes isolate AG18354 chromosome 16, NHGRI_mPanTro3-v2.0_pri, whole genome shotgun sequence:
- the LOC100615336 gene encoding olfactory receptor 4F15-like: MANFIVVVTVTSHPYLHSPLYILLANLSVIDLTFCSIAAPKMICDIFRKQKVISFGGCVAQIFFSHAVGGTEMVLLIAMAFDRYVAICKPLHYLTIMHPRMCILILVASWAIGLIHSLVQLAFVVHLPFCGPNVLDSFYCDIPQLIKLACTNTYKLQFMVTANSGFISLSAFFLLILSYIFILATLQKHSSGGPSKAVSTLSAHITVVVLFFGPLISFYV, translated from the coding sequence ATGGCAAACTTCATTGTAGTGGTCACCGTAACCTCTCACCCTTACTTGCACTCCCCCTTGTATATTTTGCTGGCCAACCTCTCTGTCATTGATCTCACATTTTGCTCCATTGCGGCACCCAAGATGATTTGTGATATTTTCAGGAAACAGAAAGTCATTTCCTTTGGGGGCTGTGTAGCTCAGATCTTCTTTAGCCATGCTGTTGGGGGTACTGAGATGGTGCTGCTCATAGCCATGGCCTTTGACAGATATGTTGCCATATGTAAGCCCCTTCACTACCTGACCATCATGCATCCAAGAATGTGCATTTTGATTCTAGTGGCTTCCTGGGCCATTGGTCTCATTCACTCATTGGTCCAATTGGCTTTTGTAGTACACTTGCCCTTCTGTGGCCCTAATGTGTTGGACAGCTTTTACTGTGACATACCTCAGCTCATCAAACTTGCTTGCACAAATACCTACAAACTGCAGTTCATGGTTACTGCTAATAGTGGGTTCATTTCCTTGAGTGCTTTCTTCTTGCTCATCCTCTCTTACATCTTCATTCTGGCCACTCTTCAGAAACACTCCTCAGGAGGCCCATCCAAGGCTGTCTCTACTCTGTCAGCTCATATTACTGTTGTGGTTTTATTCTTTGGTCCACTGATTTCTTTCTATGTATAG